The Acanthopagrus latus isolate v.2019 chromosome 20, fAcaLat1.1, whole genome shotgun sequence genomic sequence CTTGACCTGATGCCTGGTGGTCAGGCTCACATCGACAAGTTTATCTGCCCTGGTGACATTATTGATGAGATCAATGGAACGTCTCTCAGGAATTCCAAGAATGGACAGGTATCTTCAAACATGCAGCgttatactgtatgttgacGCAATAACCAGTGACTGGTCTATTCTCGTGTCTGTGAAAGCCAAAACAGTGAGCCATCATGAGCGACGCGGGtaccctgaaactgaagcagctaaatagAATTCAGAACCCTGTAAATTACACCCGTTTATATTTAAATTTCTTTGTGAAAAGGCATATATCACATGAGTAGGATGTGTAATGCTGCTACTCAATATCCCCATAGGTTTTCTCACTTATGTTGCCTGACTAGACCTATTCTCACACCTGTGTCTGCTTGAAAAACATCTCCCTGATTCTCTTTTAAGTTTTGTCTCACCGGTTCAGTTGAGATGAAATAACAGTTGAGATGAAATAACATATACTGTAGTCCAACCCAAATCCTGTCTGTATTAACCTTTTAATCAAAGCATACATCACCGACAAGTCACACCTTTGACAGACCTGATAAACATTTGCAGGATTAAAAACCTGCCACTCTCAGGCGTCTGTCTACATTTGGGACTGTACATGCCTTCAAAGTTGCTGTACAGAGAGTTACAATACGTTTACCTCTATTTTCAAAGGCAGGTGTGGTTCTGTCTCGGCTGAAGGGCTGCCCACTGACCATCAGTGTTCTGCGATGGAGGGCTCAGGATGGAACAGTGTATCGGCCTCTCATTAAAAGCCTGCGTGCCCTAAGGATGGAAAACCCCAGCATGCAAATCGGTCCTGCTCCCTCCCAGCAGTCAGCTTCTAAGGACCAAAGAAGCTCTCTGTCACAGTGTCTCAAAGAGGGAAGGCAAGTTTGTCACTAATCCATAATTATGATTTAAGGATCACTGTGTTATATCAATTGCATTCTTGACATCAAGACACTGGCTCACCTCTTCTCAACAGGATTGTTTACATAGTGCAGTTCTTGGGAAAAACAAGCATTGGAATGGTAAGTAATCACTTTTACTTTATAGTCAGATAAATGTTCAATCTCTGTTTAAATGTGTGCTGTGCcgtttttccattacatctgcCGGCCTGGCTCTTATCGATTTGACTCGGCACCGTAGGGCTTTTGCTATCATAGCTTGGCCTGAAGGTGtgtcttaaaacaacaacatgcttGTGCAGATAGTTTACAAACAACTTGATGAAATTACTCGACTCATCTCGGCGTAGGAAAACTGctaatggaaatgcaaattgGCGGGGCTGAAAGTACAAGTGGAAAAATGGCACTAGTCTCATGTATTACTGCTATGATATCCAGTCTTATCCTTTAATAGTTTGGAGGCAAGGAGGTGCTGCAGCACGCCATTCCACAAGTGTTGCAGAAAAACCAGCCAAGCAGGGTAATGTAGCTTATGCTGCTTCAggcatgtttgtttctgtcgtCTTGTCCCTCTAAACACTTCCTTGTCACTATCATCATATTGTTGGTGATGTAATTTCTCTCATAGGAGGTGCTTTTAGACATGAAGGAAACACATTTGACTtgcacagacagctgcagtAAGCAGGTAAGTGGACACGTAGTTCATTTCAGTCTGAGTTGCTCTTTGCTAATGCATGACAATGGCCAATAACACGTGCATTATATCTGTGTTTGCTCAGGAGCTGTTTAAGCATCACTATCCTGAGATTTCATGTGTTGGGAGATTTGGTCAACCAGACTACACAATATTTGCATTCTGTGTGGCGTAAGTATTAAACACATACTACATACCAATTATTTATGCATCAACTATCATTCATCCCCACAACCATCAGACCATTTAACTCAAGCACAACCTGAACGGTCACTTTCCACTTTTTtgtaaatctatttttttctatttaacttTATGCATAttcatctgactttttttcctcaacttGCATTTTGATCTGTTGTAACAAGGGATTCACCCCACACAGATAGTTTAGGCCACTCCCTTCCAATGACATGTAATGATGCAATCAAGCCACCACTGTTGTCATTGGCTGGACCCACATGATAGCTAAGCATATGATTGGCTCTGTTCACAGAGACTCCCCAGACACCCCTCAGTCTACTGGCTTCTGCTGTGTTGCACTCCGGGCAAGCACCACCAAGGAGTGTGAAGAGATTGTCTGTCGTATTGGTGAGACAGCCATGAGTTCATACGAATTGCTTGTCCCCATCTTTAGCGAGCAAGCTtacatttatgtgtttgtttttacagcaacCGGTTTCAAGCATACCGAGTGGTTTGTATGACAGCTCAACAGCGTTCAACTTATTTGAAGTGGTTGTAAATAAAGGCAATTTCTGTGACAACATACCCACTGCAATACTGTCTGAATatcaaatacattaaaaaaaacaaacaaaaacaaaaaaacaaaaaaaaacaaaaacaaacacatgggcAGAACACAAGGCTTTTCTACTCATAAAGACTTTAATAGAAAGACATGTGACAACATTTCCATAAATAGTATTAAATGTAGCTGCCAAGATTTTATgttgaaaaacatgtaaaaagcagtCCAGAAAAATACAGAGGGGGCCATGCTTCTTGCCACCAAGTGTTGAGTATCAACTGAACCTGACACTGGTGAAACCTGATGAGCATGACATGCTGGCATTTTGTGGTAGATGGTAGATTGTTGAAGAAACCCTGGACCCCATGGAAGATGTGAAGATTCATCCTTGCTTCATCCCCAGAATTTGCCTGTTacccacaaaaaaaacttgagggGTGGCATAATGGCTGTAACATGTAGTAATGATGACCCATGATGGATACTCCTACTGCACAATACTTCCAACTACTGCACATGTACTCAGGCTTGTGGAATGACTGATGAATTGTCCCAGtctaaaaatacaatacaaaattcaaaaaaagaaTGTATTAAAAAATACCCAAGAAATAAAAATCCACAAGAATGGTTAAGTATGATAAATAGAATCATTTGTCTTGACAATGTTGCCACCAACTGCTTAGGCCCTCTCTCCCCTTATCCTACGGGCCAGCTGGATGTCTTTGGGCATGATGGTGACACGTTTGGCGTGGATGGCGCACAGGTTTGTGTCCTCAAACAGACCCACCAGGTAAGCCTCACTGGCTTcctatttaaaaataaataaaaacacattaggaTCATAGAAACCACCACTCATTGCCCACTAGTTCTATAATTTTTATTGTATGAAGTTTAATTTAAGTCTTTTTTACCTGGAGTGCTCCAATAGCAGCACTCTGGAATCGCAAGTCAGTCTTGAAGTCCTGGGCAATTTCTCTGACCAGACGCTGGAAGGGCAGCTTGCGGATGAGCAACTCCGTGGACTTCTGGTAGCGACGGATCTCCCTCAAAGCCACAGTTCCGGgcctaaaaacaacaacaacaaaaaggggGGTTGAGCTCCTGGTATTTGGATATGGCAAGTATTGCATATAATAGACTCAAAACCCAGTTAATGATAaatattccacacacacacacacctgtaacgATGGGGCTTCTTCACTCCTCCAGTGGAAGGGGCGCTCTTCCTGGCTGCCTTGGTAGCGAGCTGCTTCCTTGGCGCCTTTCCTCCGGTAGATTTACGGGCAGTCTGCTTGGTACGGGCCATGGCGTACTTACTAAAAAGCAGCCCAAAGAAGAGAAATCATTGATAGTTCGtgcgtaaaaaaaaataacatagaACCAAACTGATGCAGCCGTACGGACCTAATATCAATTGCCATGCTAATATGCTAGCCTAGCCTACAATTACGTTCAGCTCCCCTCCCCCATGCTGTAACAACTGGGAGACGTCGAGTGAGCTCCGGTTCCCTCTAACATCGCTATACCAGTCGACGAACAAGATCGAAAATAAGACACCATTACAACCGTGTCAACGTTGCCCCGGTCTCAAATTGAGCCATGACCGGCTAGGACAACGATTTAACTGGTTTAGAAGACTACTATAATCTAAGAGTCCCGTCACAACACTCTGTGCCTACACCCTCCCAACCCCGGCCAGTCAGCCTTTGCTTTTCGACATCGCCATTATTACTGGCTCTCATGTCACCCCCAAGCGACATTGCCCCGATTGGGCTCAACCACCATTAGCCTACATACAACAAGCTTCATTCAAGGCCACTCACCGTTTACATAATGTCAGTCTCAATCTTTAAGTATAGCCAGCCATGGGTTTGTTAACGAGGTCTAGTATGGGTTTAGCACCTAACGGTGACGTTTAACTAGAATCGTCAAAGGTAAGGTTCCATTGTTCTATTTttagctagtgttagcatgTCGACATGTTAGCCTGTTTGTCAAATAATGGCTGCAGGCAGAACACCGGGATCCTCAAATACATCGACACCGTTGTTAAAAACCAATCCACGTAGATAACCTACATATAGTGCCAGTAATAATTACCTTTAGACGGTCGGTTGATTTGAGGAACTCGCCGTACCAAACAAGATGTCGAACGTCACTGCTGAAAACGATTTGTGGTGGGAGGGGGTTGAAGCCGAGTATTAATACTTTGCAGTGACGTCATGTCATAAACACTGCGCGTTCATTGGTTCACCTCCCTATATCTAACAAGCAAGAGATAATATCtaaatagaaaacacagagcttcAACGACATGGCTCATTTTCCTATGTCTCATTTTTCTTCCAACCAAAAATTATATGTAGTAAATGGTTAAACCTCGTTTATGTTTCGTGAGGTGCCCAATCGTCGGTGAAGCTATAATTGAACTTCATGTCCCATAGTTCCGTGTTGTCCTCTTGCTACTACTTCCTCCTGCCTTGCGCAAGCTCACAACGTTGTAGAATGCGGATTTCGAAGCTAATGAGAATACCTAGCTACTAAGCTAAAAACAAGGTTCTTGTTGTTAGGCTTCAAACGCGTAAAATGtctaaaacacactcacagcccCCGTCATCTTCGGCAGCGACGACTACCGGGGGaccctcctcgtcctcttcgtCTTCGCCCGCTGGGGGCTCGACATCTCCCGCAACCGTGTTGAACGTGCAGCCCGAGAAACCTCAACATTACACGTACGTAGCTAGTTAGCTGGATTAGCTAGCGAAATGTACACAACCTCACGTGTAGTTGCATATAGCAAAATACAGCCAAATTTATCTAAAAAATGAGTGAATGATACACTTGGTTTTCTGTGCAATGACCGTATCATGGCTATTCAGCGCTATTTTGCTTATTATCTGGAGCGGGCACCGAGAAAGAGGCCTAACGTTACTTTCTCACAGTAGCCATGTCTTACATTTCTTACAAGCTTTGTGATGCTGCACAGTTAAAGTTCTGCATTTGTAAATATGTCTCACCGCTGCATAAAGGCAATGCTAGTTTAGTTACACGATTGGTTTTCCAGGGAATGAGGGTTGTCACAGCAGCTCATGATAAGTTATGATCAGACACCTAACCGTAGAAAAAATATCTCCATAAGTAATTGttgaatgtaatgtaaataagTATCAGTGCACTGCTGCTTGTGTAAGAAACTGTCAAATACACTAACACTGTCCAGTAGGATATCCCACTTATGCGCTGACGCTTTAACTTGCTTCCCTCTCTCCAGATATCTTAAGGAGTTCAGGACTGAGCAGTGCCCCCTGTTTGTAcagcacaaatgcacacaacaCAGGCcgttttcctgttttcactgGCACTTTCTAAACCAGCGGCGGCGCAGGCCCATCCGAAGACGGGATGGGACCTTCAACTACAGCCCAGATGTTTACTGCACCAAATATGACGAGGGAACAGGCACCTGTCCTGATGGAGATGAGTGAGTGCAACCTAGATTTCAGTTTTGTACAAGACTGCTTCACGTCATGTTTGCCCCCCAGTACACCCTTACATGTTACACGTTTGACAAAGAGGAAGTGCTATTGTTGCTCTTGCACTGAATTGCTTAACTAACCCCAACACTGTTTTTGGAAGGCTGATAATGGTGACTGATGTTGACACATCTGTGTGAAGTACATTCCAGTTGTTGGTAATTTGTGTCTAACTGTAAAACAGTGACTTTGGCTAAATATATATGGACTTATCACATTGAAATTGAACTCCTCAAGTGAATCATCTGAATGTGCGGATCATTGCATAGCAAAGgatcttttctgtctttttgggtGAAAGGCAGTGGAGTAGCTATTGAGGATACACACTATCCTCAATTATAAGTCAAGTTGAACAATGGGAAGGTTTGTGTTTGATGCATATTCTTTGCCATTTTACATTAGCATCTGAACATGCTGTCTGTGGGACTCTTTTAGACTGAAATGTGCTGAGCCTTTGTGTTATACATGACAACCTATTGGTGACATTGTGTCTACCTTAATACGGGGACAGGTAAAAACACAAGGAATCACAAACAGAGTGGGAGGGGttgtcacacactgacaaaggGCATGTTAATGTCAGGCTGGAAGTCGTTTCAGGGTTGTTCTTGGATGTGTTTGATGCATGAGTGCTAAGAGAGTGCTTAGAGTGCTAAGTGAATGTTTCAGACTCTTCCAGCTCTCGCCTTAAAACGCCAGTTGCACTGAAAACAGTCAGCATTAAGTGAAGGTGGGAAGATTCTGAATAAATATTTCCTATGTAAGACTTTACACCTTTTACTTACCTACAGAAGTTCAGCTGATAAgttgttttatataaagtatTTACCTAGTTTGGGCCTGTAaccattatatttatttttgcaacTGTTGTATTCTTGcaatgtttttacagaaaaaaataagtataTTTAACAGTGCCATTGTTTTGTGCTGGGTTCTCATATACTCATATACTTCGTATCAGCTGGGATCATAGCTTTGCAGCTTGGAAGGGGTCGATTTTTGGTGGTGTGAACTCCAGATATATACAGTCCTTGATAAAGCCGCCTTTTAACCAAGgggtttttattgttattggcCCAGAAATTAGATAGTATAGTTGGCAATTGGCAGAAAAATGAATTTGCAAAAGATTTGAAAATGGAttcattgtgtttgtcatttttcaagcaaaagtgTAAAGTCTTAAAGTGAGAATTTCCCCCTTCACTTGTTATATTTGGGGGTTTGGGGATTGTTCTTTAGATTGTTAGGAATCAGATATTttacaggcaaaaaaaaaatctcttaataAATCACTAAAATAAttataaagttaaaaaatatgtatacaaAAGAATTGTATATCTGTTTtcaatatcattttaaaagaaCACCGTTTCCTATCAGATGCAGTATAACTTCTTATAAGTTATTCTTCTTCTCAGTATCATTACTTAAattttttgttcttattttattgttattctatAAGACAATGATGGCAGAACTGACTCCTTTAAAAATTTAAGCTtatgtttaagtgtgtgtagTCCgtgttttcaatgttttctttgtgtttgtgtgttccagATGCCCATTTCTACATCGGACAGCAGGTGACACAGAGCGCAGATATCACCTTCGCTACTATAAGACAGGATCTTGTATACATGAAACAGATGGAAAAGGCCACTGCAGCAAAAATGGCTCCCACTGTGCCTTTGCACATGGATCACATGACCTTCGCAGCCCTGTTTATGATATTAGGTGCCTAAAGAACTTAATGTATAAAACCAACTGATCTTTGACTTAAATGagtctctgtttctgtgctgtaGTTGCTTACACTATGTTTCTACTGTGGCTTTACAGAGAAGTGCAGGTAATGGAGTCACAGGGAGGCTCTGGGGCCACagagggaggcggaggagaCGGACAGTCGGGACAGGCTGCAAGTACAGCACTCATAGAGAAGATCCTGAGTGAGGAGCCGCGTTGGCAAGGTAAATCTATAGCCCGTCATGCACAGAGATTTCATAAGCAAGGAAAGCTCCCCTTCACACCACCTTCTTATTATTTACAGTGAACCTAGCAGCACTGATACACTGCTGCCCCAGTCTATCACAGCTCTGCTATTATTTCCACTGGCAAATCAGAGGTGGAATGAAAATGTCCCCTCACTCCACCTCTATAACTTTTATACAGACCACAAGGCGGAATGACAGTGTAAAAGGAGCTAGTGTTACAGCACTTCACCAGGACAGCAGAACCAAAGCAGCCCAGCATTAAGATACAAACGGTGCTGCAGGGATGGGGACTTGTTGTTCCTTTACCAGTGAAAATTCAGTTATGTTCCACGAAAGCCCAGATTGAGTAACGGATTCATGAGTTTAGAAGAAGCCGTCAAAGCAatgcacaatatatattttttgatacATGCATGAATTCTGAAATTTAAAAACGGTTCCACTAATGCTGATAaaagttctcagtcatccaggtcatggtaactCTAAGTGCTACATCGTAGGCAATTGGCCttttttcagtgtcttgaaGACGGTTATCCTCTCATCCAAAaggcttcttcagttttaaCTGGAAGGGAGTTTGAGTTGGAGTCTGGACTTTTTTACAGTAACGATACACTGGTGTCTAGCGGTGGGCAAAAAAATTGTTCAAATATGAATCGAGATCCCTACCGCCCATGTCAAAAATCTATTTGAAATGTTAACAGCGTGATGTTGACAGAACAAGAAAAGGCAGAACTAAACTGTGAGGGTAGTGCAGCGCCTGGAAATATTACAGCATGCATGCATTACTTTGAAGTTCATTTCCAAAAGAATGCAGCGTTTGTAAGAATTTCGCTCAGAACACACAGGGGAGCAGGCCATATATTTGTGAATCAaggaaatcaaaaaaatgttttgaatcgCAAATCAATTCCAAATCCGTTGGAATTTTGAGACGGTCAGAGAGCTGGTGCCAGCCACACTTTCTCGTCTTCTCTCTGACAGCAAGTCAGAGAGCAAACCAGAGTTTCTAAAGAGATTGcaatatttaatgtttcctACAGttgttctgcttttctttgctaATCTCGTCGTCATGTTATAGCCTTGTTGTAATtatctttgaaaatgaaaattaaatgccctaaatgttgTGGCCATTTGTTTCTTGGGGTATCAAAATTTGTTTCAAATATCCATACTCCTCAAGGTATTGTATTGAAGGTAAAAAAATTCAAGTAACACTACACAGCATTTTAGGACATGAGATGAGGTTTTCCAACTCTAGATGGATATCACTTTACGTTTACGTTCCATTGCAACAATTGTGAAATGGACTGTAGAAATATGCTTTTCATGCAGAAAATTAATTTACCTGGAATGTGCAGTTGCGTGCGTTTAACTGACCAACACAACATCATCTCTGATAACTTTGCATACCAGTCCAGCAAAAGTTGAGCCAGGTTGTTcaacttgtttgtttgcttttttcttgaGCCCCCTGTTTTTGCAGCCCCAACGCTTTGTCGGATCGGCCTCATTTAAATGGCTGTGGTTTTTAGTTGTAGGGCACTCTATTTTATGTCAGTATTAACCATGTAGATGTCtagttttcttttgtattttttactttgtgtatcTATTTCTTTAAAGAACGTTTTGTAAGGAGTGGGAATGTGTTGGTGACTGTGCTAATAACGACTTAACACAGTAAACCCTTTTAAACACTGCCACTCTGTTAGCAGAACTTTACTGTCAAGAATCTGAGCTGATGACTCTTGTTTGGTCCTCACCATCTGCCTTCCTCTTTGTTTGCTTCTGTCTGTTATAAATTTTTAGATAACAACTACGTGCTGTCCCACTACAAGACAGAACTCTGTAAGAAACCCCCTCGTCTGTGCCGTCAAGGTTATGCCTGCCCATACTACCATAACAGCAAAGATAGGAGGCGCAGCCCGCACAAGCACAAATACCGGTAATCCCTTACatcatttaaaaggaaaacattaaagatgCATTTTTGCCTGCTTGTGGATGCGTTTAACGAAGTTCTCGTTTGCTTTTGCTGCCATAGAGCATTGCCATGTCCAGCCGTGAAACAGAGTGAGGAATGGGGAGATCCGAGTAAATGTGAGGGAGCAGAGGGATGTCAGTATTGCCACACAAGAACGGAGCAACAGTTCCACCCAGAGGTTTGTCCATTTAGATGTGACCTTAGAGAATCCAGACCAGAAATCACAAGCGATGAAAATCAACATGTGcttatttctccctctgtcGCAGATCTATAAATCCACTAAGTGTAATGACATGCAGCAGTGTGGCAGCTGTCCCAGAGGGCCCTTCTGTGCCTTTGCTCATGTTGAAAGTAAGTCTCTGCAATACATTTCTGATCACATCTCAAAAACCATCTGATCTGACTTATTTTACAATGTAatggtgttttttaaatttcttctaCCTTCTACAGAGCCCTTTGTTCCAGAGGAAGCATCATTCCCAACACCAAGCTCCCCTCCACCACCCAGACCTCCAGACCCTCTTCCTGCCCAGGAAGCTTCTTCTAGTCCCAGCAGACACAACATGGgacctggttctggttctgtgtcaGACCCCTTCTCTCCATCTACAGGATCATGTGTTACAGAGCAGGGACTGCTGGGAAGTGTTTTGTCCCTGTGTGAGGACTTGAGTGGAGGAGCAGAGCCACTGTCTCCCTGGGCAGGAGAGGGAGCATACTGCAGAGCGCCTGGATTTGAGAGGGAGGATCAGGTGAGAGGGGCAGAACATGGGCATTATGGGTCACTTTTAAATGGAAATTATGAATGAATTCATACGTAATACATAGAGGCTTATcctgcatgttttcatgtcatcaTTCTTTTGTGTTATCAGGCTAAGCAAAGGAGTTTTGCTCTTGAGCAGCGCAATAGAGAATTAGCatcaacacaaagcaaacaggtACAGTCTAAAACTCTGCATACTTTGAGCTAGTCCACATATTATCTTTAGGAAGTTTCTTGGTAatgcattatatttttttgcaaggaaacagaaataaagttACATCACTTTTGCCAAACAACCACATTCCACATTGGTTCTCCTTCAGGACTTGTTAGTGTTTCTGCCCGTGGGCAGCCCTTTGAGTCTATCCTCCAGCATCCCCTCCAGTCTGGCTGCCACACCGCCCAGTCCCGCCCCTCTAGGACCACCAGGATCCAGCATCTCCTCAGGCATGAATGCTAACGCCCTGCCTTTTTATCCCACCAGTGAGACTGTAGAGTCAGTTGTTGGTAAGTATATGACATTTCAAGCAGTTGTGACAATATAAATCtaaaacaaatctgacacatttttctggTCTTGTATGTATTGTAGAGTCAGCCCTAGATGATCTCGACCTGAATGATTTCGGCGTGTCGGCATTGGAGAGGAGCTTGGAGAGCAACTCTGCTCTGCCCAGTGTGGGAGTTATGCTGGGTAtttcaaacaatgaaaaaaaatagcacaacaaaaatacatacaatttAAATATGAGCAGAAATCACACCGTTTAGCAGTACTATGCATATGCTCATGAACATCAcaatttttttgtctctttgctttTCCAGGAGGTAGCCAGTTTCAAAGTTCTGCCCCTGTAAATATCCCAGGATCtttcagcagctctgctcctTTTAGCTCCCCATCACCATCTCCCCCAATCAGGCCGCATGCTTCACCATTCTTTTCTACTCATATATCACAACCTGGCCAGTCAGAAAGCACCTTCTTGGGACCATCTCATAGCTCTTTAGGTTTGTGAAATTTGATTCAGGACATCAAGTGGTGTAGAGCGAGTGTATGGTTTTGTCAGTATTTATTCTTCTTGTCGCAGGTCTTAATGGTATGAGCAGTAATATCTGGGAGCATTTTCCATCAGGCCAGGGTTCCCCTGGTACACCCCCCACCCTCCTGCCTACTGGCCCCTGTGCAGAGACTTCCAGGCTTAAACAGGAGCTAGAGGAAGCACATAGGGCACTGAAGCAGTGGGgtcacagctggagacacacaGCTCAGGTAGGTAGGTAGTGGGGCAGTGCATGCAACGTTGTGAAATGGCTATTTGAGGTAGTGCAGTGATCTGCATTATTACGCACATAGCAATTACTGGAAAAAATGAATTACAATTACAGTGGATTATGTATTGTGCCTCTTATAGTCATGGGCTGCACTAAAAGCAGATGCGGAGGAGTCCCGTGCCCATGCAGCACGGTTAGCCATGGAAGCAGAGAGAGCGCggcaggctgaggaggaggcaCAGAGGCAGgcttctctcctgcaggaggCGCTGGAGAGCTTAAGGAATGGAGACAATCCTCATCTAGCACTGCATCAACTCCAGCTACTACATCGACTGCCTTTGGAGTCAGTCCTGAGTTTGCAGGCTCAGCTCTGTAGCTGCCTACATGCTGTGGAACAGGTAatacctgaacaaaaaaaaagaaatggtgaATGACCTTTTGCACAGCCCTGCTGACCGAACAGATGTTTCATTTGCACACCAGCTATATTTGTTGGTCTTTGTTGAATTtgatttttaagttttcttaTGCTCAAAATATTGGTGAACATCTTTATGTGGTTGCTTAAAACACCCAATACCTTGCAGTTTCAGGTTTAAGTTTTGCTTCTAAatatttccctctttttcccAAGGTGGTGTACAGAAAGCAGAGACAGTGCTGTGTGACATGTGGAGAGCAAGGCTCCGTTTCCCTGACCTGTGGCCACGGACTTCAGTGTGAAAGCTGCTCCAACTCTACAGAGTGCCCACTCTGCCCTGAACAGACCccagagcagcagctctcttGACCTCACTACGCTGCCAGGACCACCACAGATTCCAGACCAGTCAGTCCGGATTCCACAGATACCAGCCTTCAATCTCAGCATCCATTTGAAAAATCATGCCGAGGTCATTTTATAATATGGTAACAACACAAGCACTGACCTGATCTTTGTATTTTTAAGATGACTTTTACTGATGAATGACCACTTTGTAAAGCACAGGTCATTAAGTGGAAGCTCCTAATGTAGAATTTAGGATTAATAATTTCTCCAGTGTTACCCATGGAACACCAGTACATTTTACAAGTTATTGCTCTTGACCAGCAACACTGTTCTATACCTTGCTCTTGATTTATGAAGATAATTTGAATACCtgctgttatttcttctttaaagGGGGAATTCCGGTATTTTTCAACCTGGGCTctatatttaaatgtgttggtCCATACATGATTCATACTTACTAAAGGTTTTGGTAATCCTTAATTACAAACTCCGGCTGTCACAGTTACCTCCATTAAAgtgcttgtgtttgtcactgACAGGCTTAGGTTGTTATCCTCAGTAtctgacaacattacaaaaaaacGATTCCTACAGAGagacctttttgttaaatataagatatttttttgtaactAAAAACAGTTTTGCTCAAGGAGAAGTCGTTGTGAAATCTCAGGAGAGGTGAGATGTTGCAGGAAGACGCATGGAAAGAGTTAAAGAGATGAGTTTGGAGTTTATTTCCAGAAACCGCCAGCaggaatttatttccaaaatcGTGGCTTAAtattttagatttagatttagagaTTTAGATTTTGGCACTGCAGATGAGGCAACAATGTTATACACTCACCTCACGAGATTTCAGATCGTCATTTCCCCATGAGCGAGTCCGTTGTTTCCTGATAACAAAAGGTTTGTCTCCGTAGGATCAGTTTCCATCGTGTTGTCAGACACTATAACAACCTGCACTTT encodes the following:
- the unk gene encoding RING finger protein unkempt homolog isoform X1; the encoded protein is MSKTHSQPPSSSAATTTGGPSSSSSSSPAGGSTSPATVLNVQPEKPQHYTYLKEFRTEQCPLFVQHKCTQHRPFSCFHWHFLNQRRRRPIRRRDGTFNYSPDVYCTKYDEGTGTCPDGDECPFLHRTAGDTERRYHLRYYKTGSCIHETDGKGHCSKNGSHCAFAHGSHDLRSPVYDIREVQVMESQGGSGATEGGGGDGQSGQAASTALIEKILSEEPRWQDNNYVLSHYKTELCKKPPRLCRQGYACPYYHNSKDRRRSPHKHKYRALPCPAVKQSEEWGDPSKCEGAEGCQYCHTRTEQQFHPEIYKSTKCNDMQQCGSCPRGPFCAFAHVEKPFVPEEASFPTPSSPPPPRPPDPLPAQEASSSPSRHNMGPGSGSVSDPFSPSTGSCVTEQGLLGSVLSLCEDLSGGAEPLSPWAGEGAYCRAPGFEREDQAKQRSFALEQRNRELASTQSKQDLLVFLPVGSPLSLSSSIPSSLAATPPSPAPLGPPGSSISSGMNANALPFYPTSETVESVVESALDDLDLNDFGVSALERSLESNSALPSVGVMLGGSQFQSSAPVNIPGSFSSSAPFSSPSPSPPIRPHASPFFSTHISQPGQSESTFLGPSHSSLGLNGMSSNIWEHFPSGQGSPGTPPTLLPTGPCAETSRLKQELEEAHRALKQWGHSWRHTAQSWAALKADAEESRAHAARLAMEAERARQAEEEAQRQASLLQEALESLRNGDNPHLALHQLQLLHRLPLESVLSLQAQLCSCLHAVEQVVYRKQRQCCVTCGEQGSVSLTCGHGLQCESCSNSTECPLCPEQTPEQQLS